One Pseudomonadota bacterium genomic region harbors:
- a CDS encoding branched-chain amino acid ABC transporter permease, with protein MEILVYGITNSIILSLMSLGFTLVYSISRIPNFAHGALYITAGYITWLFMNKFVAFPYPLAIILAIGMTSIIGALIYRFILIRIRGMEISEIIATYAIGLAVLEGLRWGGLRGMTFTLPTFVAGSMDILGINIDYQRIIIVGAGILTFLLLYLFTHFNRVGLALRGIAQDERAAMMLGIDSDMTAIVSLAIGSGLAGFAAILLLPLGNIIVEAGYNVLIFAIAVCVIGGLGSWGGTIVASFIIGFAQILTEKFLSSHYTMVVALLAIIITLLIKPSGIFGKQKELEERV; from the coding sequence GTGGAAATACTTGTATATGGAATTACCAATAGCATTATCCTGTCCCTTATGTCTCTGGGTTTTACCCTTGTTTACAGCATAAGCAGGATACCAAATTTTGCCCATGGTGCCCTCTATATCACAGCTGGTTATATAACCTGGTTGTTTATGAATAAATTTGTGGCATTTCCTTATCCATTAGCTATTATCCTTGCTATTGGCATGACAAGCATCATCGGTGCCCTGATCTACCGTTTCATTTTAATAAGGATCAGGGGTATGGAAATCTCTGAGATAATTGCTACGTATGCAATAGGGCTTGCTGTTTTAGAGGGGCTACGCTGGGGAGGATTAAGGGGTATGACCTTTACCCTCCCCACATTTGTTGCCGGCTCAATGGACATATTAGGAATAAATATTGATTACCAGCGCATCATCATTGTGGGTGCAGGTATACTTACCTTTCTGCTCCTTTATCTGTTTACCCATTTTAACAGGGTTGGACTTGCATTAAGGGGAATTGCCCAGGATGAAAGGGCAGCCATGATGCTTGGTATAGACTCCGATATGACCGCCATAGTTTCCCTTGCAATAGGTTCAGGGCTTGCTGGTTTTGCTGCGATACTCCTTTTGCCTCTCGGAAACATAATTGTAGAGGCAGGATATAATGTCCTTATCTTTGCGATTGCAGTCTGTGTAATAGGAGGACTGGGAAGCTGGGGTGGAACTATTGTTGCCTCTTTTATCATAGGTTTTGCCCAGATCCTCACGGAAAAATTCCTTTCTTCCCATTACACTATGGTAGTTGCCCTTCTTGCCATAATCATTACCCTCCTGATTAAGCCTTCAGGGATATTTGGAAAACAGAAAGAACTCGAGGAGAGGGTATAA